In one Bacteroides intestinalis DSM 17393 genomic region, the following are encoded:
- a CDS encoding nucleoside recognition domain-containing protein produces MVLNYIWVAFFVIAFIVALIKLLFMGNTEIFTELVNSTFTSSKTAFEISLGLTGILSLWLGIMKIGEQSGMINALSRWLSPVFCRLFPEIPKGHPAMGSIFMNLSANMLGLDNAATPMGLKAMKELQELNPRKDTATNPMVMFLVLNTSGLILIPISIMMYRAQMGATQPTDIFIPILITSAISTLVGVIAVSIAQRINLINKPILILIGCISLFFAGLIYLFMRLGREEIGTYSTLIANIILFSIILLFIVWGLWKKINVYDAFVEGAKEGFATAVRIIPYLVAFLVGIAVFRTSGAMDMLVSGIGYVVGLFGVDTSFVGALPTALMKSLSGSGANGLMIDTMKEYGADSFVGRMSCVARGASDTTFYILAVYFGSVGITKTRNAVTCGLIADLAGILAAIIISYIFFF; encoded by the coding sequence ATGGTTTTAAATTACATTTGGGTAGCATTCTTTGTAATTGCTTTCATTGTGGCACTCATCAAGCTTCTGTTTATGGGCAACACTGAAATTTTTACAGAGCTTGTCAACTCTACATTTACTTCCTCAAAAACGGCTTTCGAAATATCTTTGGGACTGACTGGTATTCTTTCACTCTGGCTGGGTATTATGAAGATTGGCGAACAAAGCGGTATGATTAATGCATTATCCCGCTGGTTAAGCCCTGTTTTCTGCCGCCTCTTCCCCGAAATACCAAAAGGACATCCTGCTATGGGTTCTATCTTTATGAACCTGTCAGCCAATATGCTGGGGCTCGATAATGCTGCGACCCCGATGGGATTGAAAGCTATGAAAGAACTTCAAGAACTGAACCCCCGGAAGGATACGGCGACTAATCCGATGGTTATGTTCCTGGTGCTCAATACTTCCGGATTGATACTAATCCCAATCAGTATTATGATGTATCGCGCACAAATGGGTGCTACACAACCTACTGATATATTTATCCCAATATTGATAACATCTGCTATCTCCACTCTTGTAGGAGTAATTGCGGTCAGTATCGCACAACGCATTAACCTTATCAATAAGCCTATTCTTATCCTCATTGGTTGTATCAGCCTTTTCTTTGCCGGATTGATTTACCTGTTTATGCGACTCGGTCGGGAAGAAATCGGTACATACTCCACATTGATTGCCAATATTATTCTGTTCAGTATCATCCTACTCTTCATTGTATGGGGATTATGGAAGAAAATAAATGTATATGACGCTTTTGTGGAAGGCGCCAAAGAAGGATTTGCCACTGCCGTTCGCATCATTCCCTATTTGGTAGCATTTCTGGTGGGTATTGCCGTATTCCGAACTTCCGGTGCAATGGATATGTTAGTAAGCGGCATCGGCTATGTAGTGGGATTGTTCGGCGTAGATACCAGCTTTGTAGGTGCTTTACCAACTGCTCTGATGAAATCGCTGAGTGGTAGTGGAGCCAACGGATTAATGATCGATACTATGAAAGAATATGGTGCGGACTCTTTTGTAGGACGTATGAGTTGTGTAGCCCGTGGTGCCTCAGACACTACGTTTTATATTTTGGCAGTTTATTTCGGTAGTGTGGGTATCACCAAAACACGCAATGCTGTCACCTGCGGACTAATAGCGGACTTGGCAGGTATCCTTGCCGCCATCATCATCAGTTACATATTCTTCTTTTGA
- a CDS encoding sialate O-acetylesterase gives MRNKCILFAALLMLSGAISAKVVLPPMFSDNMVLQQQADAPIWGEAKPMKTVKVTTSWDGKTYETQADKEGKWKLSVRTPEAGGPYELTLTDGQKLVLKNVMIGEVWICSGQSNMEMPLEGWGKIMNYKKEVSAADHPNIRLLHVEHVTSTQPESDIKVRDNGWQVCSPQTIPNFSATAYFFGREISEKQNVPVGLIHTSWGGTNVESWISGKVLQEMPDFSNVVEEVRAMPDKTAMKAEYLKTLEAWNNRVDEGFAAGKPVRAEVSLDDSNWAKMKFPGMVEEQGLNGFDGLIWLRRTVDIPASWAGKKVQLILGTIDDNDITYWNGQEVGRTTGYTIQRNYTVPGKLVKAGQLSLAIRIVDTGGGCGMPNDLYLRSANGEQISLAGEWKYQVAADARKEGMPPKDMSENPNLPTSLYNAMIHPLVPYGIRGAIWYQGENNASRAYQYRELFPLVIENWRKDWGKDFPFYFVQLANFKPVSPEPVDSDWAELREAQTRTLSVANTGMAVIIDKGEANDIHPKDKQAVGHRLALIARAKTYGEQIPYSGPMYHSYEVDGDKIILSFDHTEGGLKSGDGKALQGFSIAGRDHKFHWAKAEIQGDKIVVSSPEVLYPVAVRYGWADNPVCNLYNGAGLPASPFRTDDWKGVTQK, from the coding sequence ATGAGAAACAAATGTATTTTATTTGCAGCTTTACTGATGTTATCCGGTGCGATCTCTGCCAAGGTTGTATTGCCACCGATGTTCTCGGATAATATGGTGCTGCAGCAGCAGGCAGATGCTCCTATATGGGGTGAAGCTAAGCCGATGAAAACGGTGAAAGTAACAACTTCCTGGGATGGAAAGACGTATGAGACACAGGCTGACAAAGAGGGTAAATGGAAACTTTCTGTCCGCACCCCCGAAGCGGGTGGACCCTATGAACTTACGCTGACCGACGGACAGAAACTAGTATTAAAAAATGTAATGATTGGTGAAGTCTGGATATGTTCCGGACAATCTAATATGGAAATGCCTCTGGAAGGTTGGGGAAAGATTATGAACTATAAGAAAGAGGTTTCTGCAGCTGATCACCCCAATATCCGTTTATTACATGTAGAACATGTGACGAGTACCCAACCGGAGTCCGATATCAAAGTCCGTGATAATGGCTGGCAAGTATGTTCGCCGCAAACTATTCCTAATTTCTCGGCTACTGCCTATTTCTTTGGTCGTGAAATCTCTGAAAAGCAGAATGTGCCTGTGGGACTGATTCATACTTCCTGGGGAGGAACAAATGTAGAATCCTGGATAAGTGGGAAAGTGCTGCAAGAGATGCCGGACTTTAGCAATGTAGTAGAGGAAGTTCGTGCCATGCCTGATAAAACTGCGATGAAAGCGGAATATCTGAAAACTCTGGAAGCTTGGAATAATCGTGTGGATGAAGGTTTTGCTGCCGGGAAACCGGTACGGGCAGAAGTTTCTTTGGATGATAGTAACTGGGCAAAAATGAAATTTCCCGGTATGGTGGAGGAGCAGGGGCTTAATGGCTTTGACGGACTAATCTGGCTCCGCCGGACCGTTGATATTCCTGCATCCTGGGCAGGTAAAAAGGTTCAATTGATATTAGGAACTATCGATGATAATGATATAACGTATTGGAATGGTCAGGAAGTAGGACGCACTACTGGTTATACTATTCAGCGTAATTATACCGTTCCCGGTAAATTAGTCAAAGCCGGACAACTGAGTCTTGCCATTCGTATTGTAGATACAGGCGGTGGTTGCGGCATGCCGAACGATCTTTATCTTCGTTCTGCCAATGGAGAGCAAATTAGCCTTGCAGGAGAGTGGAAATATCAAGTGGCGGCTGATGCCCGTAAAGAGGGAATGCCTCCCAAAGACATGTCCGAGAATCCTAATCTGCCGACATCTTTGTATAATGCGATGATCCACCCATTAGTGCCTTACGGTATTCGTGGAGCTATCTGGTATCAGGGAGAAAACAACGCTTCACGTGCTTACCAATACCGTGAACTTTTCCCGTTAGTCATTGAGAACTGGCGTAAAGATTGGGGCAAGGATTTTCCGTTCTACTTTGTACAGTTAGCCAATTTTAAACCTGTATCTCCGGAACCGGTTGATTCTGATTGGGCGGAACTTCGCGAAGCACAAACCCGTACATTGTCTGTGGCAAATACAGGTATGGCGGTAATCATAGATAAAGGCGAAGCAAATGATATTCACCCCAAGGATAAACAGGCAGTTGGTCATCGTTTGGCATTGATAGCCCGTGCCAAGACCTATGGAGAGCAAATACCTTATTCAGGCCCTATGTACCACTCCTATGAGGTAGATGGAGATAAGATCATCCTTTCTTTCGACCATACTGAAGGTGGTTTAAAGAGTGGTGACGGAAAAGCATTACAAGGTTTTTCTATTGCCGGACGTGATCATAAATTCCACTGGGCAAAAGCAGAAATACAAGGCGATAAGATTGTGGTAAGTTCTCCGGAGGTATTATATCCCGTTGCTGTTCGCTATGGATGGGCCGATAATCCGGTTTGTAATTTATATAATGGTGCTGGCCTTCCGGCTTCACCTTTCCGTACAGATGATTGGAAAGGAGTTACGCAGAAATAA